One stretch of bacterium DNA includes these proteins:
- a CDS encoding hydrogenase iron-sulfur subunit, with amino-acid sequence MADYEPKIVGFLCNWCTYAGADLAGTSRMQYPPNMRPIRVMCSGAVDSVYILRALLEGADGVFMGGCHPGDCHYVSGNYKARRRMVLFDSVMKSLGLESDRVWLRWISAAEGRKFADTITEMTEHLRKKGPSPFKEKWEV; translated from the coding sequence ATGGCTGACTACGAACCGAAGATTGTTGGATTTCTCTGCAACTGGTGTACCTACGCCGGCGCGGACCTCGCGGGCACGTCGCGTATGCAGTACCCGCCGAACATGAGGCCTATCCGAGTCATGTGCTCGGGTGCGGTCGATTCGGTGTACATCCTGCGCGCCCTGCTCGAGGGCGCGGACGGCGTATTCATGGGCGGCTGCCATCCCGGTGACTGCCACTACGTTTCGGGCAACTACAAGGCCCGCCGCCGAATGGTGCTCTTCGACTCCGTGATGAAGTCCCTCGGTCTCGAATCCGACCGTGTCTGGCTGCGCTGGATTTCCGCGGCTGAAGGCCGCAAGTTCGCGGATACCATTACCGAGATGACCGAACACCTCCGCAAGAAGGGTCCGAGTCCGTTCAAAGAGAAGTGGGAGGTGTGA